In Paralcaligenes sp. KSB-10, the following are encoded in one genomic region:
- the phnD gene encoding phosphonate ABC transporter substrate-binding protein, producing the protein MFRPMQRLFFGAALFSAAAFGTAPHAADLKELNFGIISTESSQNLKTIWDPFLADMSKKIGMKINAFFAPDYAGIIQGMRFNKVDVAWYGNKSAMEAVDRAGGEIFAQTVAANGDPGYWSLLIVNKGSPINSVEDMLKNAKNLSFGNGDPNSTSGYLVPSYYVFAKNHVDAAKIFKRTLNSSHEVNGLGVANKQVDVATFNTEAMDRLKLTHPDKAAQLKVIWKSPLIPSDPIVWRKNLPEDTKSKIRSFFMTYGATPEEKKVLASLQWGQFRKSGDDQLLPIRQLELFKQRSRITADAHMDASEKAGKLKEIDASLDKLSARISSLEKSAKAG; encoded by the coding sequence ATGTTTAGACCCATGCAGCGATTATTCTTCGGTGCCGCTCTTTTTAGCGCGGCGGCATTCGGGACGGCCCCCCATGCGGCTGACTTGAAGGAACTGAATTTCGGCATTATATCGACCGAGTCTTCGCAGAATCTGAAGACTATCTGGGATCCTTTCCTGGCCGACATGAGCAAAAAGATCGGCATGAAGATCAATGCCTTCTTTGCTCCGGACTATGCCGGAATTATTCAGGGCATGCGCTTCAACAAGGTCGATGTTGCCTGGTATGGCAATAAGTCGGCCATGGAGGCTGTGGATCGAGCCGGCGGTGAAATATTCGCGCAAACAGTGGCTGCCAATGGCGACCCCGGTTACTGGAGCTTGTTGATCGTCAATAAAGGCAGCCCGATCAATTCGGTCGAGGATATGTTGAAAAACGCCAAGAATCTTTCGTTCGGCAACGGCGACCCCAATTCGACATCGGGTTATCTGGTTCCCAGTTATTACGTTTTCGCAAAAAACCATGTGGACGCAGCCAAGATTTTCAAACGGACATTGAATTCCAGCCACGAGGTCAATGGACTGGGCGTCGCCAACAAGCAGGTTGACGTGGCGACCTTCAATACAGAAGCAATGGATCGCCTGAAATTGACGCATCCCGACAAGGCAGCCCAGCTGAAAGTGATCTGGAAGTCGCCGCTGATTCCATCCGACCCCATCGTATGGCGTAAAAATCTGCCCGAAGACACCAAGAGCAAGATCCGTAGTTTCTTCATGACATATGGCGCCACGCCTGAGGAAAAGAAAGTTTTGGCATCCCTGCAGTGGGGCCAATTCCGCAAGTCCGGCGATGATCAGCTTTTGCCGATTCGCCAGCTGGAATTGTTCAAGCAACGCAGCCGCATCACCGCGGATGCCCATATGGATGCGAGCGAAAAGGCCGGGAAATTGAAAGAAATCGATGCGAGCCTGGATAAATTGTCCGCGCGCATCAGTTCTCTCGAAAAATCCGCCAAGGCGGGCTAG
- the phnE gene encoding phosphonate ABC transporter, permease protein PhnE yields MTTLTSNAAAELSGQRNWRQWLVWLLVAILLAWSWHGAEMNPLMLWRDGNNMRVFAADFFPPDFHYWRLYLAEMLVTVQIAVWGTTLAIVCSVPLGILCSENISPWWICQPVRRVMDACRSINEMVFAMLFVVAVGLGPFAGVMALFIGTTGVLAKLFAEAVEAIDRGPVEGVRATGSSALQEVIFGVIPQVLPLWISYSLYRFESNVRSATVVGMVGAGGIGVTLWEAIRGFQMNQTCAILIIIIAVVSAIDIISQRLRKRFI; encoded by the coding sequence ATGACCACCCTGACTTCCAACGCCGCGGCGGAACTGAGCGGCCAGCGCAACTGGCGGCAATGGTTGGTTTGGCTTCTCGTGGCAATCCTGTTGGCCTGGTCGTGGCATGGAGCGGAAATGAATCCTCTCATGCTGTGGCGCGATGGGAACAATATGCGGGTGTTTGCCGCCGATTTTTTCCCTCCCGATTTCCATTACTGGCGTCTGTATCTGGCGGAAATGCTGGTGACTGTACAGATTGCGGTGTGGGGCACGACATTGGCCATAGTGTGTTCCGTTCCGCTGGGTATCTTGTGCTCGGAGAATATTTCGCCTTGGTGGATTTGCCAGCCGGTGCGACGGGTCATGGATGCCTGCCGCTCGATCAATGAAATGGTCTTTGCCATGTTGTTTGTGGTCGCCGTTGGGCTGGGTCCTTTTGCGGGAGTCATGGCGCTTTTCATCGGTACCACAGGCGTATTGGCCAAGCTGTTTGCCGAGGCGGTGGAGGCCATAGACAGGGGGCCGGTCGAAGGTGTTCGAGCCACAGGATCGAGCGCGTTGCAGGAAGTCATTTTTGGAGTCATCCCGCAGGTCTTGCCCTTGTGGATCTCGTATTCGCTCTATCGCTTCGAATCGAATGTACGCTCGGCCACCGTGGTTGGCATGGTCGGAGCGGGGGGCATAGGCGTAACCCTCTGGGAGGCGATACGCGGCTTCCAGATGAATCAGACCTGCGCGATCCTGATCATCATTATTGCCGTAGTCAGTGCGATAGATATTATTTCGCAGCGGCTGCGCAAGCGCTTTATCTAG
- a CDS encoding GntR family transcriptional regulator, producing the protein MNLSRQSDPRYIELADALRHELDDCVPGDDLPSETQLANRFSVNRHTLRRALDVLVDEGRVVRQQGRRARVLARPIVYPVHAHSTYSKALTKMGLQSEAVLLHRHRRQASPEEARHLAPNRDEAIIELHTLRLLGGQPISLIRHCFATRQEHLLETYRGGSVRSHLEGQNVFLKRVFSLIGAGLPAQKDAAQLLMPQRAAVLNVQTLSSDADGAPFELSYSISRADRFQYQIIPEGEPSHDF; encoded by the coding sequence ATGAACTTGTCTAGACAGTCGGATCCCAGGTATATCGAGCTGGCCGATGCATTGCGTCACGAACTGGACGACTGCGTGCCAGGCGATGACTTGCCGTCCGAAACGCAACTGGCGAATCGTTTCAGTGTCAATCGACACACTTTGCGGCGCGCCTTGGACGTGCTGGTGGACGAGGGGCGTGTGGTGCGGCAGCAAGGCCGCCGTGCACGGGTGCTGGCCCGGCCGATCGTCTATCCGGTGCATGCACACAGCACTTACAGCAAGGCGCTGACAAAGATGGGACTGCAGTCCGAGGCGGTCTTGCTGCATCGCCACAGGCGCCAGGCGAGTCCGGAGGAGGCCAGGCATCTGGCACCGAATCGCGATGAAGCCATCATCGAGCTTCATACGCTGCGCCTGCTGGGAGGGCAGCCCATCAGCCTGATCCGGCATTGCTTTGCGACACGCCAGGAACACCTGCTTGAAACATACCGAGGCGGGTCCGTGCGCTCGCATCTGGAGGGGCAGAACGTCTTTCTCAAGCGAGTGTTCAGTTTGATCGGAGCGGGGCTGCCGGCCCAAAAAGACGCGGCGCAGCTGTTGATGCCACAGCGCGCTGCCGTCTTGAATGTTCAAACGCTTTCCAGCGACGCGGACGGCGCGCCATTCGAGTTGTCGTATTCGATCAGCCGCGCGGACCGCTTCCAGTACCAAATCATTCCCGAAGGAGAACCCAGTCATGATTTCTAG